In a single window of the Parafrankia discariae genome:
- a CDS encoding branched-chain amino acid ABC transporter permease/ATP-binding protein — MNDFLPFIVIGLATGAVYGLAGIGLVLTYKTSGIFNFGYGAVATLVAFCFYFLNVDHGWPWPLAAAVSLLVFAPSLGLVLELLARSLGGAGETIKVVATVGLILAVSSVGLLWHPINPPTFPHFLPQDTVRLVGVNVTWEEIILFLLSAVAAAGLYWFFRSVRFGIVMRGVVDNHELVSMSGDDPVLIRRWAWVIGSVFAGVAGLLLAPSHDLDGVTLTTIVFAAFGAAAIGYFSNLPLTFAGGLVVGIASSLVDKYSATVTWIGGLPPALPFVILFVALIVLPRRLLAQRRLTAVLSTRRSYRAPVRIRLTTFAIAIVLLGLVPTIQSGHIAVWSSALINIMLFLSLGLLVRRSGQISLCHLAFAAVGAAAFGHFSASMPWLPALVLATLVAIPVGALISIPAVRVSGVFLALATLGLGILAEQVFYTRDFMFSQSALGIEAPRPVFSLGGLDLSSDKGFYYLLLVITVLVAGVITAIGHGRLGRLLEALADSPLALETHGTTSSVLKVIVFCLTAAIASLAGALNAMLFHFGVGTYYPSFSSLTLVALVVIVTIGDPWYALVAAVGYSVLPAYITGQNTSTVLNLLFGLGAATAAWGTRGGVTPARLQTLLNRLGGRSAPETPDAPGAPDIPVTADAARQQSSPRREAPAGDGLTVRGLSVRFGGVHAVNGVTLRARPGAVTGLIGPNGAGKTTTFNACSGLLRPSSGEVLLHGTDVTGEGPASRARHGLGRTFQRTELFNSLTVRQNVALGREASLAGANPLTHLVGSRRANRVIARVVDESLALTGTTRIADLQVGLLPIGQRRLVELARALAGPFDMLLLDEPSSGLDGHETEQFGQVLRTVVRERGCGVLLVEHDMTLVREICDYLYVLDFGQPIFEGTPVQMENSDRVRSAYLGGVAVPVDAQDAPSTDRSAPLQPRR; from the coding sequence GTGAACGACTTCCTGCCCTTCATCGTCATCGGTCTCGCGACCGGCGCGGTCTACGGCCTCGCTGGAATCGGTCTGGTGCTCACCTACAAGACGTCGGGTATCTTCAACTTCGGTTACGGAGCGGTGGCCACGCTCGTCGCGTTCTGTTTCTATTTCCTGAACGTCGATCACGGCTGGCCCTGGCCGCTCGCGGCGGCCGTCTCGCTGCTCGTGTTCGCGCCGTCGCTCGGCCTGGTGCTGGAGCTGCTGGCCCGGTCGCTCGGCGGGGCCGGCGAGACGATCAAAGTCGTCGCGACCGTCGGGCTGATCCTCGCCGTGTCGAGCGTCGGGCTGCTGTGGCACCCGATCAACCCGCCGACCTTCCCCCACTTCCTGCCGCAGGACACGGTCCGGCTGGTCGGGGTGAACGTCACCTGGGAGGAGATCATTCTCTTCCTGCTGTCGGCGGTGGCGGCCGCCGGGCTCTACTGGTTCTTCCGGTCGGTCCGGTTCGGCATCGTCATGCGCGGCGTCGTCGACAACCACGAGCTCGTGTCGATGAGCGGCGACGACCCGGTGTTGATCCGCCGGTGGGCCTGGGTCATCGGCAGCGTCTTCGCCGGTGTCGCCGGGCTGCTGCTGGCACCGTCGCACGACCTCGACGGCGTCACCCTGACCACGATCGTGTTCGCGGCCTTCGGCGCCGCCGCCATCGGCTACTTCAGCAACCTGCCGCTGACGTTCGCCGGCGGCCTGGTGGTGGGCATCGCCAGCTCGCTGGTCGACAAGTACTCCGCGACCGTCACCTGGATCGGCGGCCTGCCGCCCGCGCTGCCGTTCGTGATCCTGTTCGTGGCCCTCATCGTGCTGCCCCGTCGCCTGCTCGCGCAGCGCCGCCTGACGGCCGTGCTGAGCACCCGGCGCTCCTACCGGGCCCCGGTCCGGATCCGGCTGACGACGTTCGCGATCGCGATCGTCCTGCTCGGCCTGGTGCCGACGATCCAGTCCGGTCACATCGCGGTGTGGTCGTCCGCGCTCATCAACATCATGCTGTTCCTGTCGCTGGGGCTCCTCGTCCGGCGCTCCGGCCAGATCTCGCTGTGCCACCTGGCGTTCGCCGCGGTCGGCGCGGCCGCCTTCGGGCACTTCTCCGCCAGCATGCCGTGGCTGCCGGCGCTCGTCCTGGCGACCCTGGTCGCCATCCCGGTCGGTGCCCTGATCTCGATTCCCGCCGTGCGGGTGTCCGGGGTGTTCCTGGCGCTGGCCACGCTCGGGCTGGGCATCCTCGCCGAGCAGGTCTTCTACACCCGGGACTTCATGTTCAGCCAGTCCGCGTTGGGCATCGAGGCGCCCCGGCCGGTCTTCTCCCTCGGCGGGCTGGACCTGTCCAGCGACAAGGGCTTCTACTACCTGCTGCTGGTCATCACCGTGCTCGTCGCGGGCGTCATCACCGCGATCGGCCACGGTCGGCTGGGCCGCCTGCTCGAGGCGCTGGCGGACTCGCCGCTCGCCCTGGAGACCCACGGGACGACCTCGAGCGTGCTCAAGGTGATCGTCTTCTGCCTCACCGCCGCGATCGCCTCCCTGGCCGGGGCGCTCAACGCGATGCTGTTCCACTTCGGCGTCGGCACGTACTACCCGTCGTTCAGCTCGCTGACCCTCGTCGCGCTGGTGGTGATCGTGACCATCGGTGACCCGTGGTACGCGCTCGTCGCGGCGGTCGGCTACAGCGTGCTCCCGGCCTACATCACCGGTCAGAACACGAGCACCGTGCTCAACCTGCTCTTCGGGCTCGGCGCCGCCACCGCCGCGTGGGGTACCCGAGGCGGCGTCACCCCCGCCCGCCTGCAGACCCTGCTGAACCGGCTGGGCGGCCGATCAGCCCCCGAGACCCCCGATGCCCCCGGCGCCCCGGACATCCCGGTCACCGCGGACGCGGCCCGCCAGCAGTCCTCGCCCCGCCGGGAGGCGCCCGCCGGGGACGGCCTGACCGTCCGCGGCCTGTCCGTCCGCTTCGGTGGCGTGCACGCGGTGAACGGGGTGACCCTGCGGGCCCGGCCCGGAGCCGTCACCGGTCTGATCGGGCCGAACGGCGCCGGCAAGACGACCACCTTCAACGCCTGTAGCGGCCTGCTCCGGCCCAGCTCCGGCGAGGTCCTCCTGCACGGCACCGACGTCACGGGGGAGGGGCCCGCCAGCCGAGCCCGGCACGGGCTGGGGCGGACGTTCCAGCGCACCGAGCTGTTCAACAGCCTGACCGTGCGGCAGAACGTCGCCCTGGGCCGCGAGGCGTCCCTGGCCGGCGCTAACCCGCTCACCCACCTGGTGGGCTCCCGGCGGGCCAACCGGGTCATCGCGCGGGTCGTCGACGAGTCGCTCGCGCTCACCGGCACCACCCGGATCGCCGACCTGCAGGTCGGGCTGCTCCCGATCGGGCAGCGGCGCCTGGTCGAGCTCGCCCGGGCCCTCGCCGGCCCGTTCGACATGCTGCTGCTCGACGAGCCCTCCTCCGGGCTGGACGGCCACGAGACCGAACAGTTCGGCCAGGTGCTGCGGACCGTGGTCCGCGAACGGGGCTGCGGCGTCCTGCTCGTCGAGCACGACATGACCCTGGTCCGGGAGATCTGCGACTACCTCTACGTGCTCGACTTCGGGCAACCCATCTTCGAAG
- a CDS encoding ABC transporter substrate-binding protein gives MHLRKIMIAMLIAVATIAAGCGDSSSGDSATTDGSGGVRPSGTPVKVGVICSCSGSFGKTIDAAGKVTEAWAKSVNAAGGINGHPVELTKYDDAGNPGTSVTKAQALISAKVDVILDLTPLDAAWGAAAAAAKIPVVGGELNSSLFIKYPNAYASGQTASALPFSVIATAKLAGAKNVGILYCAESPSCQETVPGIKAAGDRQGIPVAYSASISATAANYTAQCVAAKQAHVDALYIAHSASILQNVATDCDRQGYNPSFLEAGTGFQLALADTPGLKDHLWMTFPILPFFVDQPPARAMNTVLDKYYPGLREDRTWSTFASQAWTGGLLIESAVRASGAGANDELSAEILTKGFTSVKDDNLGGWSAPLTFKAGQANPVNCSFTARLQDGKALLVDDGKLVCDKSS, from the coding sequence ATGCACTTACGCAAGATCATGATCGCGATGCTCATAGCCGTCGCAACCATCGCCGCCGGGTGCGGCGACTCGTCGTCGGGCGACTCGGCCACCACGGACGGCTCCGGCGGTGTCAGGCCCTCGGGCACGCCGGTGAAGGTCGGCGTGATCTGTAGCTGCTCGGGCTCGTTCGGCAAGACGATCGACGCGGCCGGCAAGGTCACCGAGGCCTGGGCGAAGTCGGTGAACGCCGCCGGTGGCATCAACGGCCATCCCGTCGAACTCACGAAGTACGACGACGCCGGCAACCCGGGGACCTCGGTCACGAAGGCGCAGGCACTGATCTCCGCCAAGGTCGACGTGATTCTCGACCTGACCCCGCTCGACGCGGCCTGGGGCGCGGCCGCCGCGGCGGCGAAGATCCCGGTCGTCGGCGGAGAGCTGAACTCCTCGCTGTTCATCAAGTACCCGAACGCCTACGCCTCGGGCCAGACCGCGAGCGCCCTGCCGTTCTCGGTCATCGCCACGGCCAAGCTGGCGGGGGCGAAGAACGTCGGCATTCTCTACTGCGCCGAGTCACCGAGCTGTCAGGAAACGGTTCCGGGAATCAAGGCCGCCGGTGACAGGCAGGGAATCCCGGTCGCCTACAGCGCGTCCATCTCGGCGACGGCGGCCAACTACACCGCGCAGTGTGTCGCCGCCAAGCAGGCACATGTCGACGCGCTCTATATCGCCCATTCGGCGTCGATCCTCCAGAACGTGGCGACGGACTGCGACCGCCAGGGTTACAACCCCAGCTTCCTCGAGGCGGGAACGGGCTTCCAGCTGGCCCTGGCCGACACGCCAGGGCTGAAGGACCACCTCTGGATGACGTTCCCCATCCTCCCGTTCTTCGTCGACCAGCCTCCGGCACGGGCGATGAACACCGTGCTCGACAAGTACTACCCGGGCCTGCGCGAGGACAGGACCTGGAGCACCTTCGCCTCCCAGGCGTGGACCGGTGGGCTGCTCATCGAGAGTGCCGTCAGGGCCTCGGGCGCCGGCGCGAACGACGAGCTGTCCGCCGAGATCCTGACCAAGGGCTTCACCTCGGTGAAGGACGACAACCTCGGTGGATGGTCGGCGCCGCTGACCTTCAAGGCCGGTCAGGCGAATCCGGTCAACTGCTCGTTCACCGCCCGCCTGCAGGACGGAAAGGCGCTGCTGGTGGACGACGGGAAGCTCGTCTGCGACAAGTCCTCCTAA
- a CDS encoding acyl-CoA carboxylase subunit beta: protein MTELASSDRVGVIIPEQDPRGPRRRLSQLFDPGSWNPTPAAPGGRVLAGRGRIGGRDVIAFCTDGTQMGGALGAQGSRQIVAAIDEAVQAGCPVIGLWHSGGASLAEGVEALDGIGQIFAAMIHASGKVPQISVVLGPAAGGAAYGPALTDVVIMAPAGRVFVTGPDVVRTVTGEQIDMEGLGGADAHGRRSGVVHVVARSESDAYLRARRITSLLVDPGRIDLDAITADEIAADRPDPRALLPERPRRAYDVRPLVRGLLDGPAGPAGTGADLEEFEEFEELQPRWAPNIVIGLGRLYGHSVGVIANNPIRKGGCLDSLSAEKAARFVRLCDSFGIPLLVLVDVPGYLPGVRQEWDGVVRRGAKLLYAFAEATVPRVTLVTRKSFGGAYIAMNSRSLGATAVLAWPEAEVAVMGAEAAVGILHRRALAAASEQERPRVLARLVDEHTRTAGGVERALGLGVIDAIIDPVDTRTSLARALAAAPARRGRHGNIPL, encoded by the coding sequence ATGACTGAACTGGCCAGCAGCGACCGGGTCGGCGTCATCATCCCGGAGCAGGATCCGCGCGGCCCCCGCCGGCGGCTGTCCCAGTTGTTCGACCCCGGTTCCTGGAATCCGACTCCCGCGGCCCCGGGCGGGCGCGTGCTGGCCGGCCGTGGGCGGATCGGCGGCCGCGATGTCATCGCGTTCTGCACCGACGGGACCCAGATGGGCGGGGCGCTCGGCGCGCAGGGTTCCCGGCAGATCGTCGCGGCCATCGACGAGGCCGTCCAGGCGGGCTGCCCGGTGATCGGGCTCTGGCACTCCGGCGGGGCCAGCCTCGCCGAGGGCGTCGAGGCGCTCGACGGCATCGGCCAGATCTTCGCGGCGATGATCCACGCCTCCGGGAAGGTGCCGCAGATCTCGGTGGTCCTCGGACCGGCCGCGGGCGGCGCCGCCTACGGGCCCGCGCTGACCGACGTCGTGATCATGGCTCCGGCGGGCCGGGTGTTCGTGACCGGTCCCGATGTCGTGCGCACCGTGACCGGTGAGCAGATCGACATGGAGGGACTCGGCGGGGCGGACGCGCACGGCCGCCGCTCCGGGGTCGTCCACGTGGTGGCCCGTTCGGAGAGTGACGCCTACCTGCGGGCCCGCCGGATCACCTCGCTGCTCGTCGACCCGGGGCGGATCGACCTCGACGCCATCACCGCCGACGAGATCGCGGCCGACCGGCCCGACCCGCGGGCGCTGCTGCCGGAGCGGCCCCGCCGGGCCTACGACGTCCGGCCGTTGGTGCGCGGTCTGCTCGACGGTCCCGCCGGTCCCGCCGGGACGGGCGCCGACCTCGAGGAGTTCGAGGAGTTCGAGGAGCTCCAGCCGCGCTGGGCGCCGAACATCGTCATCGGTCTCGGCCGCCTCTACGGCCACAGCGTCGGCGTGATCGCGAACAACCCGATCCGCAAGGGCGGCTGCCTGGACTCGCTGAGCGCGGAGAAGGCCGCGCGGTTCGTCCGCCTGTGCGACTCGTTCGGGATCCCGCTCCTCGTCCTCGTCGACGTGCCGGGCTACCTGCCCGGCGTGCGCCAGGAATGGGACGGCGTGGTGCGCCGCGGCGCCAAACTGCTCTACGCCTTCGCCGAGGCGACCGTCCCCCGGGTCACCCTGGTCACCCGCAAGTCGTTCGGCGGGGCGTACATCGCGATGAACTCCCGGTCGCTCGGCGCGACCGCCGTCCTGGCCTGGCCGGAGGCGGAGGTCGCCGTCATGGGGGCCGAGGCCGCGGTCGGCATCCTGCACCGGCGGGCGCTCGCGGCCGCCTCCGAGCAGGAGCGCCCGCGGGTGCTCGCCCGGCTCGTCGACGAGCACACCCGTACCGCCGGCGGTGTGGAGCGGGCGCTCGGGCTCGGTGTCATCGACGCCATCATCGACCCGGTCGACACCCGGACCAGCCTCGCCCGCGCCCTCGCCGCCGCCCCGGCCCGCCGCGGCCGGCACGGCAACATCCCGCTCTAG
- a CDS encoding Zn-ribbon domain-containing OB-fold protein, with amino-acid sequence MQKALAPEISTWPDEQPQLIGSRCGDCSATTFPTQALCPRCSGDKMTDELLPRRGTLIAWTTQGFVPKLPYAGGETAKTFKPFGVGLVQLGDVIRVEGRLTEADPQKLRFGMDVELTMVPFYTDTDGDEVVTFAFAPA; translated from the coding sequence ATGCAAAAGGCGCTCGCGCCCGAGATCTCGACCTGGCCCGACGAGCAGCCGCAGCTCATCGGTAGCCGTTGCGGCGACTGCAGCGCCACGACGTTCCCCACCCAGGCCCTCTGTCCCCGGTGCAGCGGCGACAAGATGACCGACGAGCTGCTGCCCCGCCGCGGCACCCTCATCGCGTGGACGACGCAGGGCTTCGTCCCGAAGCTGCCCTACGCCGGTGGGGAGACGGCGAAGACCTTCAAGCCGTTCGGCGTCGGGCTGGTCCAGCTCGGCGACGTGATCCGCGTCGAGGGCCGGCTCACCGAGGCCGACCCGCAGAAGCTGCGGTTCGGCATGGACGTCGAGCTGACGATGGTGCCGTTCTACACCGACACCGACGGCGACGAAGTGGTCACGTTCGCCTTCGCGCCAGCCTGA
- a CDS encoding thiolase family protein, translating to MNDVAIIGVGLHPFGRFEKSAMELGADAIQLALKDAGVEWKDIQFGVGGSLEVANPDAVTRLVGLTGIPFTDVFNACATAASAIQLCADTIRLGKYDVGIAVGMDKHPRGAFTADPSMLGLPAWYAENGQFVTTQFFGIKANRYIHEHGISQRTLAKVAAKNYRNGVLNPNAFRRKPLSEEEILGSPMLNYPLTHYMFCSPDEGAAAAIMCRADIAHRFTSQPIYLRATEIRTRRFGAYEVHSTFAPVDEDVAPTVYAARAAFEAAGVGPGDVNVIQLQDTDAGAEIIHMAECGFCADGEQEKLLAEGATEINGPLPVNTDGGLIANGEPIGASGLRQVHELVRQLRGQAGDRQVAGNPRVGFAQVYGAPGTAAATVLTV from the coding sequence ATGAACGACGTCGCCATCATCGGCGTGGGCCTGCATCCCTTCGGTCGCTTCGAGAAGTCGGCCATGGAGCTCGGCGCGGACGCGATCCAGCTGGCGCTGAAGGACGCCGGGGTCGAGTGGAAGGACATCCAGTTCGGTGTCGGCGGCAGCCTGGAGGTCGCCAACCCGGACGCGGTGACGAGGCTGGTCGGGCTGACCGGCATTCCGTTCACCGACGTGTTCAACGCCTGCGCGACCGCGGCCAGCGCCATCCAGCTGTGCGCCGACACGATCCGGCTCGGCAAGTACGACGTCGGCATCGCCGTGGGTATGGACAAGCACCCGCGCGGCGCGTTCACCGCCGACCCGTCGATGCTCGGCCTGCCGGCGTGGTACGCCGAGAACGGCCAGTTCGTCACCACGCAGTTCTTCGGGATCAAGGCCAACCGCTACATCCACGAGCACGGTATCTCGCAGCGGACACTGGCGAAGGTCGCCGCCAAGAACTACCGCAACGGCGTGCTCAACCCGAACGCCTTCCGGCGTAAGCCGCTGAGCGAGGAGGAGATCCTCGGCTCGCCCATGCTCAACTACCCGTTGACGCACTACATGTTCTGCTCGCCGGACGAGGGCGCCGCCGCCGCCATCATGTGCCGCGCCGACATCGCGCACCGGTTCACCTCGCAGCCGATCTACCTGCGTGCCACGGAGATCCGCACCCGCCGTTTCGGCGCCTACGAGGTGCACAGCACCTTCGCGCCGGTCGACGAGGACGTCGCGCCGACCGTCTACGCCGCCCGCGCCGCCTTCGAGGCCGCCGGCGTCGGCCCCGGGGACGTCAACGTGATCCAGCTCCAGGACACCGACGCCGGCGCGGAGATCATCCACATGGCCGAGTGCGGCTTCTGCGCCGACGGTGAGCAGGAGAAGCTGCTCGCCGAGGGCGCGACCGAGATCAACGGCCCGCTGCCGGTCAACACCGACGGTGGCCTGATCGCCAACGGTGAGCCGATCGGCGCCTCCGGGCTCCGCCAGGTGCACGAGCTGGTCCGCCAGCTGCGTGGCCAGGCGGGCGACCGCCAGGTCGCCGGCAACCCGCGAGTCGGGTTCGCCCAGGTCTACGGCGCCCCGGGCACGGCCGCGGCCACCGTTCTCACCGTCTGA